In one window of Methanosarcina vacuolata Z-761 DNA:
- a CDS encoding aminodeoxychorismate/anthranilate synthase component II — translation MKVVFINNKDSFVWNLVDYISYFEKDTLVLPNTVSLEELREIKPDALVISPGPGNPSDPRDIGNCLDIIREMGREIPLLGVCLGHQAINVAFGGVVRRSKVGPVHGKSSKILHEDSALFSAFDGPFEAGRYHSLEIGEPAPGIKVTARAEDGSIMAVEHVKYPIYGLQFHPESVLTPNGLKIIESFLEISKNYNKKHPAV, via the coding sequence ATGAAAGTGGTTTTCATAAACAACAAGGATTCCTTTGTATGGAATCTTGTAGATTATATCTCTTATTTCGAAAAAGATACTCTGGTACTTCCAAATACGGTTTCCCTTGAGGAACTCAGGGAGATTAAACCTGATGCTCTGGTTATTTCGCCGGGCCCAGGGAATCCTTCAGACCCCAGGGATATAGGAAATTGCCTGGACATAATCAGGGAAATGGGCAGGGAAATTCCCCTTCTTGGAGTCTGCCTTGGACATCAGGCAATAAATGTGGCTTTCGGCGGAGTCGTCCGAAGAAGCAAGGTCGGCCCGGTGCATGGAAAAAGTTCGAAGATTCTGCATGAGGACTCTGCATTATTTTCAGCCTTTGATGGCCCATTCGAAGCAGGCCGTTATCATTCACTTGAGATTGGGGAGCCTGCGCCCGGGATAAAAGTTACCGCCAGGGCTGAGGACGGGAGCATTATGGCAGTTGAACATGTAAAGTATCCAATCTATGGCCTGCAGTTCCACCCCGAATCCGTGCTTACTCCCAATGGGCTGAAAATAATAGAAAGTTTTCTGGAAATTTCCAAAAATTATAATAAAAAACATCCGGCTGTGTAA
- the trpB gene encoding tryptophan synthase subunit beta: MTETKVSEFPAKDSYLNKLAGSQKNLKNGQTGQVKGKYGKYGGQYVPEVLMPALEELEEGYERYKNDPEFLAELDHYLRDFAGRETPLYFARNLSKKYGSKIYLKREDLVHGGAHKLNNAIGQALLAKYMGKTRLIAETGAGQHGTATAMAGANLGFETVVYMGARDVKRQQMNAYRMELMGTEVVPVESGSKTLKDAINEAFRDWVTNIENTHYLIGSVVGPHPYPVIVRDFQSVIGREVKEQILQKEGCMPDSIIACAGGGSNAMGIFYPFIEDKDVKLIAVEAGGKALKCTEKAALHSASLCAGEEGILHGARTKVLQDKNGQILESESVSAGLDYSGVGPELAYLSEIGRVTARYATDDEALGAFHELSRHEGIIPALESSHALAYLKKASEAGELGDVVVVNLSGRGDKDLETVLSLRGGI, encoded by the coding sequence TTGACAGAAACTAAAGTTTCAGAATTTCCTGCAAAGGACTCATACTTAAATAAACTCGCAGGTTCGCAGAAGAATTTGAAAAACGGGCAGACAGGCCAGGTAAAAGGAAAATACGGGAAATATGGGGGGCAGTACGTACCAGAAGTCCTCATGCCGGCCTTAGAAGAGCTGGAAGAGGGATACGAACGGTATAAAAATGACCCTGAATTCCTTGCCGAACTTGACCATTACCTGCGGGATTTTGCAGGCAGGGAAACACCTCTTTATTTTGCCAGGAACCTGAGCAAAAAGTACGGGTCAAAGATCTACCTCAAAAGGGAAGACCTTGTGCATGGAGGGGCCCACAAATTAAATAATGCAATAGGACAGGCCCTGCTTGCAAAATACATGGGAAAAACCAGGCTGATTGCCGAAACCGGTGCAGGACAGCATGGGACTGCAACAGCTATGGCAGGGGCAAATCTCGGATTTGAAACTGTTGTCTACATGGGGGCCAGGGATGTCAAACGTCAGCAGATGAACGCCTACCGCATGGAACTCATGGGCACTGAAGTAGTACCCGTGGAATCCGGTTCAAAAACCCTTAAGGATGCTATTAACGAGGCTTTCAGGGACTGGGTCACGAACATAGAAAACACGCATTACCTCATAGGATCGGTTGTAGGGCCTCATCCCTATCCTGTAATAGTAAGGGATTTCCAGAGCGTTATAGGTCGTGAAGTAAAGGAACAGATTTTGCAAAAAGAAGGGTGTATGCCTGATTCCATTATTGCCTGTGCAGGCGGCGGAAGTAATGCAATGGGGATCTTCTACCCCTTTATTGAGGATAAGGATGTCAAACTGATTGCTGTCGAAGCCGGAGGAAAAGCCCTTAAATGTACGGAAAAAGCCGCCCTTCACTCAGCCTCTCTCTGTGCAGGAGAAGAAGGTATCCTGCACGGTGCAAGAACAAAAGTACTGCAGGATAAAAACGGGCAGATCCTTGAATCCGAATCCGTTTCCGCAGGGCTTGACTACTCAGGGGTAGGGCCTGAACTGGCTTACCTGTCCGAAATCGGCCGGGTTACAGCCAGATATGCAACTGATGATGAAGCACTTGGAGCTTTCCATGAACTGAGCAGGCATGAAGGAATAATTCCTGCACTGGAATCTTCCCATGCCCTTGCTTACCTGAAGAAAGCCTCAGAAGCCGGAGAACTGGGAGATGTAGTGGTTGTAAACCTGTCTGGAAGAGGCGATAAGGATCTGGAAACCGTCCTTAGCCTGAGAGGAGGGATCTAA
- the trpD gene encoding anthranilate phosphoribosyltransferase produces the protein MQRYIQKLEEGHDLSPEEAEAAIDKILSTAQDEEIGRFLLALRAKGEKPEEIAGFVRGMKKAGNTIRPKTSFRLVDTCGTGGDGLNTINISTAAAIVTAAAGVPVAKHGNRAATSMSGSSDVLEALGIKIDLEPEAVRQTIEEIGIGFMAAPVFHPAMKRVAGVRKKLGVRTVFNILGPMTNPAGAKGQVIGVFDKKLCEPIACALAELGTEHALVVHGNGMDEITNTGETYVAELKDGKVSTYTLTPEDLGMLQANPEDIKGGTPKENARDLLCIFKGQKGPKRDIVVLNAAAALYVGGIVGSIRQAIPIAEDAIDSGKVMVKFNQFKTFTSGFRQKSKGSLSGKSMSMRSKTPILSPASGERA, from the coding sequence ATGCAGAGATATATTCAAAAGCTGGAAGAAGGGCACGATCTGAGCCCCGAAGAAGCTGAAGCTGCAATAGATAAAATTCTGAGTACAGCACAGGATGAGGAAATCGGAAGATTTCTGCTTGCTCTGAGGGCAAAGGGTGAAAAGCCCGAAGAAATCGCAGGCTTTGTAAGGGGAATGAAAAAAGCCGGAAACACTATCCGGCCCAAAACATCTTTCAGGCTTGTTGATACCTGTGGGACAGGAGGAGACGGCCTTAATACAATCAATATCTCGACAGCAGCTGCAATTGTTACTGCTGCAGCAGGTGTTCCTGTAGCCAAGCATGGAAATCGGGCTGCCACTTCAATGTCAGGGAGTTCGGATGTGCTTGAAGCCCTGGGAATTAAAATTGACCTGGAGCCCGAAGCTGTCAGGCAAACAATCGAAGAGATAGGAATAGGGTTCATGGCTGCTCCGGTTTTTCACCCGGCTATGAAGAGAGTTGCAGGGGTAAGGAAAAAACTCGGAGTCCGCACGGTTTTCAACATTCTGGGACCCATGACCAACCCGGCAGGTGCTAAAGGGCAGGTGATAGGGGTCTTTGATAAAAAACTCTGTGAACCAATAGCCTGTGCTCTTGCGGAACTCGGGACCGAGCATGCTCTTGTTGTGCACGGAAATGGAATGGATGAGATCACAAACACGGGCGAAACCTATGTTGCGGAGTTAAAAGACGGCAAGGTTTCAACCTATACGCTGACCCCGGAAGATCTTGGCATGTTGCAGGCAAATCCCGAGGATATAAAGGGTGGCACTCCAAAAGAAAATGCAAGAGACCTGCTGTGCATCTTTAAGGGTCAGAAAGGGCCTAAAAGAGACATTGTAGTCCTGAATGCGGCTGCCGCCCTTTATGTAGGCGGGATAGTAGGTTCTATCCGGCAAGCAATTCCTATTGCCGAGGATGCCATTGACAGTGGAAAGGTCATGGTTAAATTCAACCAGTTCAAGACTTTTACTTCGGGGTTTAGACAGAAAAGTAAGGGAAGTCTTTCGGGAAAAAGCATGTCAATGCGCTCAAAAACGCCCATATTAAGCCCGGCCTCGGGAGAGAGGGCATGA
- a CDS encoding indole-3-glycerol-phosphate synthase: MHASILHILNTTKTRIQALGPQTSSESQEMGFEKRDFISAVADAKADGRVPVIAEVKPASPGRTFRDIPPATAAELAWEMEEAGAVAVSVLTEPGVFRGSLENLDSVRSKVCLPVLRKDFIIDRVQLEEAQSDLVLLIAGILGEELGTFVELALKKGVEPLVEVHNRKELDLALETDARVIGINNRDLETLKINLGTTEELAPIIRECDLDHGTRHLIISESGMNSVQDVRRVIQAGADAVLIGSALMESDSVFDKTKEFVQGAGWRY, translated from the coding sequence ATGCACGCTTCAATTCTTCACATCCTCAACACAACAAAAACCCGTATACAGGCCCTTGGGCCGCAGACCTCCAGTGAAAGCCAGGAGATGGGATTTGAGAAAAGGGACTTTATCTCGGCTGTGGCAGACGCAAAAGCCGATGGTAGGGTGCCTGTAATTGCAGAGGTCAAGCCCGCATCGCCAGGGAGAACTTTCAGGGATATTCCACCTGCAACGGCTGCTGAGCTTGCATGGGAGATGGAAGAAGCCGGAGCTGTTGCGGTTTCAGTCCTGACCGAGCCTGGGGTGTTCAGGGGATCACTTGAAAACCTGGACTCAGTTAGAAGTAAGGTCTGCTTGCCTGTCCTGAGGAAAGACTTCATTATTGACAGGGTGCAGCTTGAAGAAGCTCAAAGTGATCTTGTACTCCTGATTGCAGGTATCCTTGGAGAAGAACTCGGGACTTTTGTTGAGCTTGCCCTTAAAAAAGGAGTGGAGCCTCTGGTAGAGGTCCACAACAGGAAAGAACTCGATTTAGCTCTGGAAACCGATGCAAGAGTTATAGGAATTAATAACCGGGACTTAGAGACCCTTAAAATCAACCTCGGAACCACAGAAGAGCTGGCTCCCATTATCCGGGAATGTGACCTTGATCACGGAACCAGGCACCTTATAATAAGCGAAAGTGGGATGAACAGCGTACAGGATGTCAGACGGGTAATTCAGGCAGGCGCGGATGCCGTGCTGATAGGTTCCGCACTTATGGAAAGTGATTCTGTTTTTGATAAAACGAAAGAATTCGTCCAGGGCGCTGGTTGGCGTTATTAA
- a CDS encoding phosphoribosylanthranilate isomerase yields MTAKVKTRIKICGIRSPEEIELAAFYGADAVGFITEVPVESPRKLDSDTAAYLVSRVPETMSSVLVIMPENADTAVGLIKKIKPDIVQIHSRLPHLELEIIKEKTDIPIIKTLSVPAQGEASNEGSGNPTSVSSLLEEVSLLEEADIVDSILLDTAKSEKPGGTGCVHDWTLSRRILEETRLPLILAGGLKPENVREAIRAVSPYAVDTASGVETCGKKDAVKIKSFIEEVRCANAFL; encoded by the coding sequence ATGACAGCGAAAGTGAAAACGAGAATAAAGATCTGTGGGATCCGCAGCCCTGAAGAAATCGAACTCGCAGCCTTTTACGGAGCCGATGCAGTTGGGTTTATTACAGAAGTTCCTGTCGAGAGCCCAAGAAAGCTCGATTCCGATACTGCTGCCTACCTCGTATCCAGAGTCCCTGAAACTATGAGTTCCGTACTGGTTATCATGCCTGAAAACGCGGATACTGCCGTGGGTCTGATTAAAAAAATAAAACCCGATATCGTGCAGATCCACTCCAGGCTGCCCCATCTTGAACTTGAAATAATAAAAGAAAAAACGGACATCCCTATCATAAAAACTCTGTCCGTACCTGCACAGGGAGAAGCTTCAAACGAAGGTTCCGGAAATCCGACTTCTGTCTCAAGCCTGCTTGAAGAGGTCAGTCTTCTGGAAGAAGCCGACATTGTAGATTCCATTCTGCTTGATACGGCAAAGTCCGAAAAGCCCGGAGGCACAGGTTGTGTGCACGACTGGACTCTGAGCCGGCGAATCTTAGAAGAAACGCGGCTTCCCCTTATCCTTGCAGGCGGGCTCAAGCCTGAAAACGTACGGGAAGCAATCAGGGCTGTTTCGCCTTATGCTGTAGACACGGCATCCGGGGTTGAGACCTGCGGGAAAAAAGATGCCGTAAAAATCAAAAGTTTTATTGAAGAAGTGAGGTGTGCCAATGCTTTCCTTTGA
- a CDS encoding YwbE family protein, whose protein sequence is MSNGTVRANIKEGMNVGIVLKADQRTGKITQGIVKRILTNSSTHPHGIKVQLTDGQVGRVKEIY, encoded by the coding sequence ATGAGCAACGGTACTGTCAGAGCAAACATTAAAGAAGGGATGAATGTCGGAATTGTCCTAAAAGCAGACCAGAGGACCGGAAAAATTACCCAGGGCATTGTAAAAAGAATTTTAACCAACTCTTCAACGCATCCACACGGAATAAAAGTTCAGTTAACGGATGGCCAGGTTGGAAGAGTCAAGGAAATTTATTGA
- a CDS encoding PKD domain-containing protein, whose translation MQKFDSDSNYLTQWGSYGTNDGQFRNPEDVAVDSSGNVYVADADNNRIQKFAPVYPPVTNFVSNVTTGYAPLTVKFTDTSTGTPFSWKWNFGDGASSTVKNPIHTYSKAGKYTVKLTATNEGGNSTATKTNYITVKTTTVKPVASFSASPTSGKAPLTVKFTDKSTGTPTKWKWTFGDGATSTKQNPTYKYSKAGKYTVTLTVTNAAGSNTVTKTNYITVVAKPVAAFSASPTSGKVPLNVKFTDKSTGTPTKWKWTFGDGATSTKQNPTYKYSKAGSYTVKLTVTNAAGTNTKTISKYITVKSK comes from the coding sequence ATTCAGAAGTTTGACAGTGACAGCAATTATCTAACACAGTGGGGTTCCTATGGGACAAATGATGGGCAATTCAGAAACCCTGAAGATGTTGCTGTAGATTCTTCAGGCAATGTTTATGTTGCTGATGCTGACAACAATCGCATTCAGAAGTTTGCTCCAGTATATCCACCAGTAACTAATTTTGTCAGCAATGTTACCACAGGCTATGCTCCCCTGACAGTAAAGTTTACTGACACAAGTACAGGAACACCATTTTCCTGGAAATGGAACTTTGGAGATGGGGCTTCTTCAACGGTAAAGAATCCGATACATACATATTCCAAAGCAGGAAAATACACCGTAAAACTTACTGCAACCAATGAAGGGGGCAACAGTACTGCAACAAAAACAAATTATATAACTGTCAAAACGACTACTGTAAAACCGGTTGCATCTTTCTCTGCATCTCCAACATCAGGGAAAGCGCCATTAACAGTAAAATTCACAGATAAAAGTACAGGAACGCCGACTAAATGGAAATGGACTTTTGGTGACGGAGCAACTTCAACAAAACAGAATCCAACTTATAAGTATTCAAAAGCAGGAAAGTATACAGTGACACTTACGGTTACCAACGCAGCAGGTAGTAATACGGTAACAAAAACGAATTATATAACAGTAGTAGCAAAACCTGTTGCTGCATTTTCTGCGTCACCAACCTCCGGAAAAGTTCCATTAAACGTTAAGTTTACTGACAAAAGTACAGGAACGCCGACTAAATGGAAATGGACTTTTGGTGACGGAGCAACTTCAACAAAACAGAATCCAACTTATAAATATTCAAAAGCAGGGAGTTATACTGTTAAGTTAACAGTAACGAATGCTGCTGGAACTAACACTAAAACTATTTCTAAGTATATTACAGTGAAAAGTAAATAA
- a CDS encoding DUF488 domain-containing protein — MSSHVEKIDKLMKFYHFFPHHYGPFSNVCYADISTLQKEGYIIEKEKKIELTEKGKVALKGIDQKATLKINRVVRKFDSEKEIMEYVYRKFPDYTIRSKLLPPQKNVKYDPGLFTIGYEGRDIDLFLNILIQNAIDVLVDVRKNPFSMKFDFTKNSLKNYLENSEIRYLHIPELGIEGEKRKDLLTLKDYEKLFEYYEKTTIKNNPELLDNIVELGRSHRVALMCFEADVNMCHRGVIARNIVQKENVEVLNI, encoded by the coding sequence TTGTCATCCCACGTAGAAAAAATAGACAAATTAATGAAATTCTATCATTTTTTTCCTCATCATTACGGACCTTTTTCCAATGTTTGCTATGCAGATATCTCCACACTACAAAAAGAGGGCTATATCATAGAAAAGGAAAAGAAAATTGAATTAACCGAAAAAGGGAAAGTAGCCTTGAAAGGAATTGACCAGAAAGCAACATTGAAAATAAATCGGGTTGTTAGAAAATTCGACTCAGAAAAAGAAATTATGGAATACGTATATCGAAAATTTCCTGATTATACCATAAGAAGCAAACTTCTTCCCCCTCAAAAAAATGTAAAATATGATCCTGGCCTTTTCACTATCGGTTACGAAGGAAGAGATATTGACCTTTTCCTTAATATCTTAATTCAGAATGCCATAGATGTTCTTGTTGATGTCAGGAAAAACCCTTTCAGCATGAAATTCGATTTCACAAAAAATAGCCTTAAAAATTATCTCGAAAACTCGGAGATTCGATACCTCCACATCCCCGAACTTGGTATAGAAGGAGAAAAAAGAAAAGACCTTCTCACACTCAAAGATTACGAAAAACTCTTTGAGTACTACGAAAAAACAACAATAAAAAACAATCCCGAGCTTTTAGATAATATTGTGGAATTAGGCCGAAGCCACCGTGTAGCTCTAATGTGCTTCGAAGCCGATGTAAATATGTGCCACCGTGGAGTTATTGCAAGAAATATAGTTCAGAAAGAAAATGTGGAAGTATTAAATATCTGA
- a CDS encoding PKD domain-containing protein — protein sequence MKKIKFDKTCRRHFLIKALGITALTLLMLVSITGAAPFAYIVNSAGPAGDGGSFSVIDTATNTITATVSGNLDGPGVAVNPAGTKVYVTNSGSYNDPGNTVSVIDTTKNKVTATVKVGNGPYGIAVSPNGKKVYVTNSGTYNDPGNTVSVIDTATNKVTATVKVGNGPYGVAVSPNGKKVYVTNSGTYNDPENTVSVIDTATNKVTATVKVGNRPHGIAVRPDGKKVYVTNSGTYDNPSYAVSVIDTATNKVTATVKVGLAPEGVAVNPAGTKVYVVNSGDPAEGCFVYAIDTATNKVTATVSAGIFNNGGIEVTPDGKKIYVINWGETDVGYGITVIDTATNKVTDFVENGFHPYAFGQFIGPSVTPPKKPVAAFSASPTSGKAPLNVKFTDKSTGTPTKWKWTFGDGATSTKQNPTYKYSKAGKYTVTLTAINAKGSNTATKTNYITVVAKPVAAFSASPTSGKVPLNVKFTDKSTGTPTKWKWTFGDGATSSKQNPTYKYSKAGSYTVKLTVTNAAGSNTKTISKYITVKSK from the coding sequence ATGAAAAAAATTAAATTTGATAAAACATGCAGAAGACATTTCCTCATTAAAGCTTTGGGAATTACGGCACTTACACTTTTAATGTTGGTGAGTATCACAGGTGCAGCACCATTTGCATATATTGTTAATAGTGCTGGACCTGCTGGCGACGGGGGAAGTTTTTCAGTAATTGATACCGCTACAAATACTATTACAGCTACCGTATCTGGAAATCTAGATGGTCCAGGAGTTGCAGTAAATCCAGCAGGAACAAAGGTATATGTTACAAACTCAGGTTCCTACAATGATCCGGGAAATACTGTCTCTGTAATTGACACCACGAAAAATAAGGTTACAGCCACGGTAAAAGTAGGAAATGGTCCTTATGGAATTGCAGTAAGTCCTAATGGAAAAAAGGTATATGTTACAAACTCAGGTACCTATAATGACCCGGGAAATACTGTCTCTGTAATTGATACTGCAACAAATAAGGTTACAGCTACGGTAAAAGTAGGAAATGGTCCTTATGGAGTTGCAGTAAGTCCTAATGGAAAAAAGGTATATGTTACAAACTCAGGTACCTATAATGATCCGGAAAATACTGTCTCTGTAATTGATACTGCAACAAATAAGGTTACAGCTACGGTAAAAGTAGGAAATCGTCCTCATGGAATTGCAGTAAGGCCTGATGGAAAAAAGGTATATGTTACAAACTCAGGCACCTATGATAATCCCAGCTATGCTGTCTCTGTAATTGACACAGCAACAAACAAGGTTACAGCCACGGTAAAGGTGGGCCTTGCTCCTGAAGGAGTTGCGGTCAACCCGGCCGGAACAAAGGTATATGTAGTGAACTCCGGCGACCCTGCAGAAGGTTGCTTTGTCTATGCTATTGACACAGCAACAAATAAGGTTACAGCCACCGTATCTGCTGGAATCTTTAATAACGGGGGAATTGAAGTCACTCCAGATGGAAAAAAAATATATGTGATAAATTGGGGAGAGACTGATGTTGGATATGGTATCACTGTAATTGACACAGCGACAAACAAGGTTACAGACTTTGTGGAGAATGGATTTCATCCTTATGCTTTCGGACAGTTTATAGGTCCTTCAGTAACACCTCCAAAAAAACCGGTTGCAGCTTTCTCTGCATCTCCAACCTCCGGAAAAGCACCATTAAACGTTAAGTTTACTGACAAAAGTACAGGAACGCCGACTAAATGGAAATGGACTTTTGGTGACGGAGCAACTTCAACAAAACAGAATCCAACTTATAAGTATTCAAAAGCAGGAAAGTATACAGTGACACTTACAGCAATAAATGCTAAAGGCAGTAACACGGCAACAAAAACGAATTATATAACAGTAGTAGCAAAACCTGTTGCTGCATTTTCTGCGTCACCAACCTCCGGAAAAGTTCCATTAAACGTTAAGTTTACTGACAAAAGTACAGGAACGCCGACTAAATGGAAATGGACTTTTGGTGACGGAGCAACTTCAAGCAAGCAGAATCCAACTTATAAATATTCAAAAGCAGGGAGTTATACTGTTAAGTTAACAGTAACGAATGCTGCTGGAAGTAACACTAAAACTATTTCTAAGTATATTACAGTGAAAAGTAAATAA
- the trpA gene encoding tryptophan synthase subunit alpha → MERQKISEKFSELREKKEGALICYVMAGDPSSEKTGEIVKALVNGGADIIELGFPFSDPVADGPTIQVAGQRSLAAGMDTQRYFELIKTLDVGIPLVCMTYYNPVFRYGVEKFVEKAADAGISGLIVPDIPVEEAADLKNSCEKHGLDLIFLIAPTTTEGRIQKILERGSGFLYLVSRLGVTGAREDVSSSTRELLSRVETGLPKAVGFGISTGKQAAEVRDAGADAVIVGSAFVKIIEEGKDVNERLEALAKELKSGIRRAS, encoded by the coding sequence ATGGAAAGGCAAAAAATTTCCGAAAAATTCTCAGAACTCAGGGAGAAAAAGGAAGGTGCTCTGATCTGTTACGTAATGGCAGGAGACCCGTCCTCAGAAAAAACCGGGGAGATTGTAAAAGCTCTGGTGAACGGAGGTGCGGATATCATAGAACTCGGTTTCCCCTTTTCAGACCCTGTAGCGGACGGCCCGACAATCCAGGTGGCAGGACAGAGGTCACTTGCAGCAGGCATGGATACACAGCGTTATTTTGAGCTCATTAAAACCCTGGATGTTGGGATTCCACTTGTCTGCATGACCTATTACAACCCTGTATTCAGGTATGGAGTGGAAAAATTTGTGGAAAAGGCTGCAGATGCCGGAATAAGCGGACTGATAGTACCCGATATCCCTGTAGAAGAAGCGGCTGACCTGAAAAATAGCTGCGAAAAGCACGGGCTTGACCTGATCTTTCTAATTGCGCCTACAACAACCGAGGGAAGAATCCAGAAAATCCTGGAAAGAGGATCAGGTTTCCTTTACCTTGTTTCGAGGCTTGGGGTCACTGGAGCCAGGGAAGATGTCTCATCCTCCACCAGAGAGCTGCTTTCCAGAGTAGAAACCGGGCTTCCTAAGGCTGTGGGATTCGGGATCTCAACAGGAAAACAGGCTGCAGAAGTTAGAGACGCCGGAGCAGATGCAGTTATAGTCGGCTCGGCTTTTGTCAAGATTATAGAGGAAGGAAAAGACGTAAACGAAAGGCTGGAAGCTCTTGCAAAGGAACTCAAATCCGGAATCAGAAGAGCCAGTTAA
- the trpE gene encoding anthranilate synthase component I gives MLSFDLGKEEFKELASGVSQPGFIQLLARIDNVTCSPLELYRALRASGTSGYSYLLESVEKQETKARYSFVGNDPDAVVRISDRKISLELLNPNASPFFEEARSKIKDTCGCETIEENLEKENSELRNLKFTAPIPEGKDGFDALRLVFPPGNGMGLLNAKRFDRQTFLGGAIGYTAYDAIYDSWLGVKKGFESEIPELQYLMVSKTFVFDHITEEIYIVITPFVNTGLDAGEIYEEALLEAEKLYAILKEAALSGNSAEVAIPGGSIFPGLPVSDCNAGKQKFEDSVVQAKEHIFAGDIFQAVLSRKCEFTLEQSPFELYMQLRAINPSPYMYIFEFGDLAIVGASPETLLTVHERTLITNPIAGTCPRGKTEAEDEAFAAHMMHDEKERAEHVMLVDLGRNDVRMVTESGSVKVSEFMKVLKYSHVQHIESKVIGTLRPECDQFDAFRAIFPAGTLSGAPKIRAMEIISELETSPRGIYGGGVGYYSWNGDADFAIVIRTIIVQGKKASVQAGAGIVADSDPGYEFRETERKMGAMLAAIEGEI, from the coding sequence ATGCTTTCCTTTGACCTTGGAAAAGAAGAATTCAAAGAGCTTGCATCAGGAGTAAGCCAGCCAGGCTTTATCCAGCTCCTTGCAAGAATCGATAATGTTACATGTTCTCCTCTTGAACTTTACCGCGCCCTGCGGGCCTCAGGGACCTCAGGTTATTCGTACCTGCTGGAATCAGTGGAAAAACAGGAAACTAAGGCAAGGTACTCTTTTGTTGGAAATGATCCTGATGCCGTAGTTAGGATAAGTGACAGGAAAATTTCCCTTGAACTCCTTAACCCAAATGCGTCTCCTTTTTTTGAAGAAGCTCGGTCGAAAATCAAAGATACCTGTGGGTGTGAAACCATAGAGGAGAATCTGGAGAAAGAAAACTCAGAACTGAGAAACTTAAAATTCACGGCTCCAATTCCTGAGGGAAAAGATGGTTTCGATGCTCTTCGCCTGGTTTTTCCTCCTGGAAATGGGATGGGACTCCTGAACGCAAAACGTTTTGACAGGCAGACTTTCCTGGGCGGGGCCATAGGCTATACGGCTTATGATGCTATTTACGATAGCTGGTTAGGGGTCAAAAAAGGCTTTGAGTCCGAAATTCCGGAACTCCAGTACCTGATGGTTTCGAAAACGTTTGTTTTCGACCATATAACTGAAGAGATATATATCGTAATCACTCCTTTCGTAAATACGGGTTTGGATGCCGGAGAAATCTATGAAGAAGCTCTTCTGGAAGCCGAGAAGCTCTATGCCATACTTAAAGAAGCTGCACTCTCAGGAAACTCGGCAGAAGTTGCAATACCAGGCGGATCAATCTTTCCAGGCTTACCTGTTTCGGACTGCAATGCCGGAAAGCAGAAGTTTGAGGACTCGGTAGTCCAGGCGAAAGAGCATATTTTTGCAGGAGATATCTTTCAGGCAGTCCTTTCCAGAAAATGCGAGTTTACGCTCGAACAGTCGCCTTTTGAACTTTATATGCAGCTTCGGGCAATTAATCCAAGCCCTTACATGTACATTTTTGAGTTCGGAGACCTGGCAATTGTTGGGGCAAGCCCTGAAACTCTGTTGACTGTCCATGAAAGGACTCTAATCACAAACCCGATTGCAGGCACCTGTCCCCGTGGAAAAACCGAAGCCGAAGATGAGGCCTTTGCTGCACACATGATGCATGATGAAAAAGAAAGGGCTGAACATGTGATGCTTGTCGATCTTGGGAGAAACGATGTAAGAATGGTTACGGAAAGCGGCTCAGTGAAGGTATCCGAATTCATGAAAGTCCTGAAGTATTCCCATGTCCAGCATATCGAAAGTAAGGTTATAGGCACTCTGAGACCGGAATGTGACCAGTTCGATGCTTTCAGGGCAATATTTCCGGCAGGAACGCTCTCAGGAGCTCCGAAAATCCGCGCCATGGAAATTATTTCCGAACTTGAAACTTCCCCGCGAGGGATATACGGGGGAGGAGTCGGATATTATAGCTGGAACGGAGACGCCGATTTTGCAATCGTAATTCGGACTATTATTGTACAAGGCAAGAAAGCATCAGTGCAGGCCGGAGCTGGAATAGTAGCTGATTCTGATCCTGGTTATGAATTCAGGGAAACCGAACGTAAGATGGGAGCAATGCTTGCGGCAATCGAAGGAGAAATTTAA